One genomic segment of Bifidobacterium breve DSM 20213 = JCM 1192 includes these proteins:
- a CDS encoding ATP-binding protein, protein MTSIPEPLLPARMPLTRPKRGRWLTGVCKGIALHLGISVMWVRLAFIALTCLYGAGIIAYVFLWIFMPAGDPQAVASAEHIPVEQAPLARGNQPAQAGVEDTAVSAESLSEAIQRAPKPALVALAGFVLLTIGLLLVGTGADSQLIIPLLLGLAGIALAWMNLSPNGTQLLSMLGGIALIFMGWAIYVSNVTYVGWGTSPRRIMLSGFIMIACIVLAVMPWANAMLQRLSREQALKEREEERADMTAHLHDGVLQTLALIQLHSEDPATVFTLARGQERELREWLYQERSTSDRSVSAGLKQIAAEVEDEHGKPIEVVTVGDAHPSAQTDALLDATRQALVNAVTHGSEPISLYCEATDTTVEVFVRDHGEGFDIDTIPPDRLGIRESIIGRIKRRGGTVEIVSRAGWGTEVRMHMPIALKSTQGEHR, encoded by the coding sequence ATGACATCAATTCCCGAACCGCTGCTGCCCGCGCGTATGCCGTTGACGCGACCCAAACGAGGCCGCTGGCTCACCGGCGTCTGCAAAGGCATCGCACTACATCTCGGCATTTCTGTGATGTGGGTTCGGCTGGCATTCATTGCACTGACCTGCTTGTATGGTGCCGGCATTATCGCCTATGTGTTCCTATGGATTTTCATGCCGGCCGGCGATCCTCAGGCTGTGGCAAGTGCGGAACATATACCAGTGGAGCAAGCTCCGCTCGCGCGGGGCAACCAGCCCGCACAGGCCGGCGTTGAAGACACGGCCGTCTCGGCTGAGTCATTATCCGAAGCCATCCAGCGCGCCCCGAAACCTGCGTTAGTGGCGTTGGCCGGGTTCGTGTTGCTGACCATCGGCCTGCTGCTGGTCGGCACCGGCGCTGATAGCCAACTCATCATTCCGCTGCTGCTTGGACTGGCCGGCATAGCCTTGGCCTGGATGAATCTAAGCCCGAACGGCACACAGCTGCTCTCCATGCTGGGTGGCATCGCACTCATTTTCATGGGATGGGCCATATATGTGTCGAACGTGACCTACGTCGGGTGGGGCACCTCGCCACGTCGCATCATGCTCAGTGGATTCATTATGATTGCGTGCATTGTACTGGCGGTGATGCCATGGGCGAATGCCATGCTACAAAGGCTTTCCCGCGAGCAGGCGTTGAAGGAGCGCGAGGAAGAGCGCGCGGACATGACCGCCCATCTGCATGATGGCGTGTTGCAGACGCTGGCGCTCATCCAACTGCATTCCGAAGACCCCGCCACTGTGTTCACCCTGGCGCGCGGGCAAGAACGCGAGCTGCGCGAATGGCTGTATCAGGAACGTTCCACATCGGATCGTTCCGTCAGCGCCGGGCTGAAGCAGATCGCCGCCGAGGTTGAGGACGAACATGGCAAACCGATTGAGGTGGTCACTGTGGGCGATGCCCATCCAAGCGCCCAGACCGATGCGCTGTTGGACGCCACGCGTCAGGCGCTGGTCAATGCCGTCACACATGGCAGCGAGCCGATCTCCCTCTACTGCGAAGCTACAGATACGACGGTCGAAGTGTTCGTGCGCGACCACGGCGAAGGATTTGATATCGATACAATACCGCCAGACCGATTAGGCATCCGTGAGTCGATTATCGGGCGTATCAAACGCCGCGGCGGTACAGTGGAAATCGTATCCAGAGCCGGCTGGGGCACCGAAGTGAGAATGCATATGCCGATTGCATTGAAATCGACACAAGGAGAGCATCGATGA